The following are from one region of the Onthophagus taurus isolate NC unplaced genomic scaffold, IU_Otau_3.0 ScKx7SY_15, whole genome shotgun sequence genome:
- the LOC111422175 gene encoding uncharacterized protein: MSPAKSGSMYFNYKDYHSVVLMAIADSKYRFVYVNIGSFGKDCDSSIFKRTALWNSITTNTLQLPDDKYLPGTETPKVPYFFDGDEAFGLHIRLLRAYGGAHLTQEKRIFNYRLCRARRYVECAFGILSNKLRIFHRSIDVDHDFAVDIIKACVVLHNFVRDRDGFLAEDTTTIAGLEDLPEETTIRGGLQANNIRNLLSKYFVTSVGAVPWQMAKI, translated from the coding sequence ATGAGTCCAGCGAAAAGTGGCTCCatgtattttaattacaaagatTATCATTCAGTAGTGTTGATGGCAATTGCAGACTCAAAATACCGCTTTGTTTATGTTAACATTGGGAGCTTTGGCAAAGATTGCGATTCTTCCATTTTCAAACGAACCGCTCTTTGGAACTCAATAACAACAAATACACTACAACTACCAGATGACAAATATCTCCCGGGCACAGAAACTCCTAAAGTTCCATACTTCTTTGATGGGGATGAAGCGTTCGGGCTACATATACGTTTGTTACGGGCATATGGAGGAGCACACTTGACGCAAGAGAAGAGAATATTTAACTACCGGTTGTGCAGAGCTAGACGTTATGTCGAGTGTGCCTTTGGGATATTAAGCAATAAATTGAGAATATTTCATCGGTCTATTGACGTAGATCATGATTTTGCAGTTGACATTATTAAAGCTTGTGTTGTTCTTCATAACTTTGTTCGTGACCGGGACGGGTTTTTGGCTGAAGATACTACAACAATAGCCGGACTGGAAGATTTACCAGAAGAAACCACAATACGAGGTGGTCTTCAAGCAAACAATATCAGAAACTTATTAAGCAAATATTTTGTAACAAGCGTTGGTGCCGTTCCTTGGCAAATggctaaaatatga